Proteins encoded by one window of Carassius auratus strain Wakin chromosome 8, ASM336829v1, whole genome shotgun sequence:
- the entpd4 gene encoding ectonucleoside triphosphate diphosphohydrolase 4 isoform X1, which produces MGRISISCLFPASWHFSLSPVVLPRFLLPSFRQLLLLGLLAGVMGLLYLLLVTGKGQYSWLREDRHLHTRLGRVPDMEATDTNNPNLNYGLVVDCGSSGSRVFVYTWPRHNGNLHELLDIKQMRDKHRKPVVMKIKPGISEYASTPDKASDYISPLLSFAALHIPKNKHQETPLYILCTAGMRVLPESQQEALLEDLRTDIPVNFNFLFSDSHVEVISGKQEGVYAWIGINFVLGRFHHVEDEHEAVVEVQVPGSDQQETLVRKRTAGVLDMGGVSTQIAYEVPKTVSFASPQQEEIAKNLLAEFNLGCDAHRTEHVYRVYVSTFLGFGGNAARQRYEENLISNTQIQNKLLGQHQGESTDSPILDPCLPADLQDEVGPQDQRVHLRGTGDFDRCRLLLQPFLNRTNDTNTSLNGVYQPPIDFTNSQFYGFSEFYYCTEDVLRMGGDYNSTKYSNAAKSYCATQWKTLKERFDRGLYASHADQHRLKYQCFKSAWMYEVLHSGFAFPAAYENLRTALLVYDKEVQWTLGAILYRTRFLPLRDIQQESLKSSHSHWHHSFSFMNNHYLFLACFLVVVLSILLYLLRLRRIHNRSTLLRSASASVKWLEEGLGSPDLPVTL; this is translated from the exons ATGGGAAG GATTAGCATTTCCTGTCTGTTTCCAGCATCGTGGCACTTCAGCCTGTCTCCGGTGGTTCTGCCGCGGTTCCTGTTGCCTTCCTTCAGGCAACTGCTGCTGCTGGGTCTGTTGGCTGGTGTGATGGGGCTGCTGTACCTGCTGCTGGTCACAGGGAAGGGCCAGTACAGCTGGCTAAGAGAGGACCGACACCTCCACAC ACGTTTGGGTCGGGTACCAGACATGGAGGCCACGGACACCAATAACCCCAACCTGAACTACGGGCTGGTGGTGGACTGTGGCAGCAGTGGCTCCCGTGTGTTTGTGTACACCTGGCCTCGGCACAACGGCAACCTGCATGAGCTCCTGGACATCAAACAGATGCGAGACAAGCACAGGAAGCCTGTAGTGATGAAGATCAAGCCAG GTATTTCAGAGTACGCATCCACACCAGACAAGGCCAGCGACTACATCAGCCCTCTGCTGAGCTTTGCTGCTCTGCACATCCCTAAGAACAAGCACCAGGAAACACCTCTCTACATCCTGTGCACTGCAGGAATGAGAGTCCTGCCTGAAAG CCAACAGGAGGCCCTGCTGGAGGATTTGCGGACTGATATTCCTGTAAATTTCAACTTTCTGTTCTCCGACTCCCATGTGGAAGTCATCTCAGGCAAACAGGAAG gagTATATGCATGGATAGGTATCAACTTTGTTCTGGGAAGATTCCATCATGTTGAGGATG AACATGAGGCTGTGGTGGAGGTGCAGGTTCCTGGCAGTGACCAGCAGGAGACACTGGTGCGCAAGCGTACGGCTGGTGTATTGGACATGGGTGGTGTCTCCACTCAGATCGCATACGAAGTGCCCAAAACTGTAAGCTTTGCTTCTCCACAACAG GAAGAGATAGCCAAGAATTTGCTGGCCGAGTTTAACCTGGGCTGTGACGCTCACAGAACAGAGCACGTGTACCGTGTTTATGTCTCAACATTTTTGGGTTTTGGTGGAAATGCAGCACGCCAGAGATATGAAGAAAACCTCATCAGCAACACACAAATCCAAAACAA GCTGCTGGGTCAGCATCAAGGAGAGAGCACAGACTCGCCCATCCTTGACCCCTGTCTGCCAGCTGACCTCCAGGACGAGGTGGGTCCTCAGGACCAGAGAGTTCACCTGAGAGGCACTGGAGACTTCGACCGCTGCCGTCTGCTGCTCCAGCCGTTTCTCAACCGCACCAATGACACCAACACCTCGCTGAACGGAGTATACCAGCCGCCCATCGACTTCACCAACAGCCAGTTCTACGGCTTCTCTGAGTTCTACTACTGTACAGAAGATGTGCTGCGCATGGGAGGAGACTACAACTCCACCAAATACTCCAACGCTGCTAAG AGTTACTGTGCCACCCAGTGGAAGACTTTGAAAGAACGGTTTGATCGAGGACTTTACGCCTCGCATGCTGATCAACATAGACTGAA GTATCAGTGCTTCAAATCTGCGTGGATGTATGAGGTGCTCCACTCAGGTTTCGCGTTTCCAGCGGCCTACGAGAATCTCAGGACGGCCCTGTTGGTGTATGACAAAGAAGTGCAGTGGACACTAGGAGCCATTTTGTACCGCACACGTTTTCTACCTCTAAG GGACATCCAGCAGGAGAGTTTAAAGAGCTCTCATTCTCACTGGCATCACAGCTTCTCCTTCATGAACAACCACTATCTGTTCCTGGCCTGTTTTCTGGTGGTGGTTTTGTCCATCCTCCTCTACCTGCTCCGTCTGAGACGCATACACAACCGCTCCACACTCCTGCGCAGTGCTTCTGCTTCCGTCAAGTGGCTGGAGGAGGGCCTGGGTTCACCAGACCTCCCTGTTACCCTATAG
- the entpd4 gene encoding ectonucleoside triphosphate diphosphohydrolase 4 isoform X2, with product MGRISISCLFPASWHFSLSPVVLPRFLLPSFRQLLLLGLLAGVMGLLYLLLVTGKGQYSWLREDRHLHTRLGRVPDMEATDTNNPNLNYGLVVDCGSSGSRVFVYTWPRHNGNLHELLDIKQMRDKHRKPVVMKIKPGISEYASTPDKASDYISPLLSFAALHIPKNKHQETPLYILCTAGMRVLPESQQEALLEDLRTDIPVNFNFLFSDSHVEVISGKQEGVYAWIGINFVLGRFHHVEDEHEAVVEVQVPGSDQQETLVRKRTAGVLDMGGVSTQIAYEVPKTEEIAKNLLAEFNLGCDAHRTEHVYRVYVSTFLGFGGNAARQRYEENLISNTQIQNKLLGQHQGESTDSPILDPCLPADLQDEVGPQDQRVHLRGTGDFDRCRLLLQPFLNRTNDTNTSLNGVYQPPIDFTNSQFYGFSEFYYCTEDVLRMGGDYNSTKYSNAAKSYCATQWKTLKERFDRGLYASHADQHRLKYQCFKSAWMYEVLHSGFAFPAAYENLRTALLVYDKEVQWTLGAILYRTRFLPLRDIQQESLKSSHSHWHHSFSFMNNHYLFLACFLVVVLSILLYLLRLRRIHNRSTLLRSASASVKWLEEGLGSPDLPVTL from the exons ATGGGAAG GATTAGCATTTCCTGTCTGTTTCCAGCATCGTGGCACTTCAGCCTGTCTCCGGTGGTTCTGCCGCGGTTCCTGTTGCCTTCCTTCAGGCAACTGCTGCTGCTGGGTCTGTTGGCTGGTGTGATGGGGCTGCTGTACCTGCTGCTGGTCACAGGGAAGGGCCAGTACAGCTGGCTAAGAGAGGACCGACACCTCCACAC ACGTTTGGGTCGGGTACCAGACATGGAGGCCACGGACACCAATAACCCCAACCTGAACTACGGGCTGGTGGTGGACTGTGGCAGCAGTGGCTCCCGTGTGTTTGTGTACACCTGGCCTCGGCACAACGGCAACCTGCATGAGCTCCTGGACATCAAACAGATGCGAGACAAGCACAGGAAGCCTGTAGTGATGAAGATCAAGCCAG GTATTTCAGAGTACGCATCCACACCAGACAAGGCCAGCGACTACATCAGCCCTCTGCTGAGCTTTGCTGCTCTGCACATCCCTAAGAACAAGCACCAGGAAACACCTCTCTACATCCTGTGCACTGCAGGAATGAGAGTCCTGCCTGAAAG CCAACAGGAGGCCCTGCTGGAGGATTTGCGGACTGATATTCCTGTAAATTTCAACTTTCTGTTCTCCGACTCCCATGTGGAAGTCATCTCAGGCAAACAGGAAG gagTATATGCATGGATAGGTATCAACTTTGTTCTGGGAAGATTCCATCATGTTGAGGATG AACATGAGGCTGTGGTGGAGGTGCAGGTTCCTGGCAGTGACCAGCAGGAGACACTGGTGCGCAAGCGTACGGCTGGTGTATTGGACATGGGTGGTGTCTCCACTCAGATCGCATACGAAGTGCCCAAAACT GAAGAGATAGCCAAGAATTTGCTGGCCGAGTTTAACCTGGGCTGTGACGCTCACAGAACAGAGCACGTGTACCGTGTTTATGTCTCAACATTTTTGGGTTTTGGTGGAAATGCAGCACGCCAGAGATATGAAGAAAACCTCATCAGCAACACACAAATCCAAAACAA GCTGCTGGGTCAGCATCAAGGAGAGAGCACAGACTCGCCCATCCTTGACCCCTGTCTGCCAGCTGACCTCCAGGACGAGGTGGGTCCTCAGGACCAGAGAGTTCACCTGAGAGGCACTGGAGACTTCGACCGCTGCCGTCTGCTGCTCCAGCCGTTTCTCAACCGCACCAATGACACCAACACCTCGCTGAACGGAGTATACCAGCCGCCCATCGACTTCACCAACAGCCAGTTCTACGGCTTCTCTGAGTTCTACTACTGTACAGAAGATGTGCTGCGCATGGGAGGAGACTACAACTCCACCAAATACTCCAACGCTGCTAAG AGTTACTGTGCCACCCAGTGGAAGACTTTGAAAGAACGGTTTGATCGAGGACTTTACGCCTCGCATGCTGATCAACATAGACTGAA GTATCAGTGCTTCAAATCTGCGTGGATGTATGAGGTGCTCCACTCAGGTTTCGCGTTTCCAGCGGCCTACGAGAATCTCAGGACGGCCCTGTTGGTGTATGACAAAGAAGTGCAGTGGACACTAGGAGCCATTTTGTACCGCACACGTTTTCTACCTCTAAG GGACATCCAGCAGGAGAGTTTAAAGAGCTCTCATTCTCACTGGCATCACAGCTTCTCCTTCATGAACAACCACTATCTGTTCCTGGCCTGTTTTCTGGTGGTGGTTTTGTCCATCCTCCTCTACCTGCTCCGTCTGAGACGCATACACAACCGCTCCACACTCCTGCGCAGTGCTTCTGCTTCCGTCAAGTGGCTGGAGGAGGGCCTGGGTTCACCAGACCTCCCTGTTACCCTATAG
- the chmp7 gene encoding charged multivesicular body protein 7 isoform X1 produces the protein MSVSVEKSDAGFPPDWEDDERMAFLFSAFKENRDVDCTDWDGKIDFWSPLIMDQCRRRGSVCVNLQELNESFRRKGSVPLGLSTVLQSMIRSGKMQKESDFAANVDSGWLSWGVGLLLVRPLKWTLSALLGSGRVPLEESFVVIDLVKEKAVALLAAYRASPLATHSLVSFQELRALSSHICPDESSLCLALLQLQREKHVTVSLHEGEKLVKFSQAGQSRVPPVSEVDLGIYQLQRSEKLLEERVETLGQEAEKCKQQAKSLLKEGKKSQALRCLRGSKRVEKKADRLFAQLETVKGILDRIANSQTDRLVMQAYQAGVAALRISLKGVTVERAENLVDQIQELCDTQDEVNQTLASGVLDSGEDSEELEEELKSLLEKTIPDNDVLPAVPTNPISPPRKTGILDADFVQSLPSVPDSSLGITDEELDRELSRLTVSDTAVPRGSISAHRKLEPAQ, from the exons ATGTCGGTGTCAGTGGAGAAGAGCGACGCGGGGTTCCCCCCGGACTGGGAGGATGATGAGCGAATGGCTTTCTTGTTCTCTGCCTTCAAAGAGAACCGAGATGTGGACTGTACAGACTGGGACGGGAAAATAGACTTCTGGAGTCCTCTGATCATGGATCAGTGCAGGCGGCGCGGGTCGGTGTGTGTGAATCTGCAGGAGCTGAACGAGAGCTTCAGGAGGAAGGGCTCTGTTCCTCTGGGCTTGAGTACTGTCCTTCAGAGCATGATCAG AAGCGGGAAGATGCAGAAGGAATCAGACTTCGCTGCAAATGTAGACTCGGGCTGGTTGTCGTGGGGTGTTGGACTCTTGTTGGTTCGACCTCTGAAATGGACTCTGTCAGCTCTGCTGGGCAGTGGGAGGGTCCCGCTGGAGGAATCGTTTGTTGTGATAGACCTGGTGAAG GAAAAGGCTGTGGCACTGTTGGCAGCATATCGGGCTTCTCCTTTAGCAACACACTCTCTGGTGTCTTTCCAAGAGCTGCGTGCTCTCTCCTCTCACATCTGTCCGGATGAAAGCTCGCTCTGCCTGGCTCTGCTGCagctacagagagagaaacatgtcACCGTCTCACTTCACGAAGGCGAGAAG TTGGTGAAATTCAGTCAGGCAGGACAAAGCCGTGTGCCTCCCGTCAGCGAGGTGGACCTGGGTATCTATCAGCTCCAGCGCAGCGAGAAGCTTCTGGAGGAGAGAGTGGAGACATTGGGGCAGGAAGCAGAAAA GTGTAAGCAGCAGGCAAAATCACTGCTTAAAGAGGGGAAGAAATCACAG GCCCTGAGGTGTTTACGTGGGAGCAAGCGGGTGGAGAAGAAAGCAGACCGTCTGTTCGCTCAGCTGGAGACGGTGAAGGGGATCCTGGACAGAATAGCAAACTCCCAAACCGACCGCCTG GTGATGCAGGCGTACCAGGCCGGTGTGGCGGCTCTGAGGATCTCACTGAAGGGTGTGACTGTGGAGCGAGCAGAGAATCTGGTTGATCAGATACAGGAG TTATGCGACACTCAGGATGAAGTCAACCAGACTCTTGCCAGTGGAGTGCTGGATTCTG GTGAGGATTCAGAAGAGTTGGAGGAGGAGCTGAAGTCATTATTGGAGAAAACCATCCCAGATAATGACGTGCTCCCAGCGGTCCCAACGAATCCTATTTCTCCTCCAAGGAAAACGGGTATCCTGGATGCTGATTTTGTCCAGTCTCTGCCCTCCGTGCCTGATTCCAGTCTAGGCATCACAGACGAGGAGCTGGACAGAGAACTAAGTCGACTTACAGTCTCTGACACAG CTGTGCCGAGAGGAAGTATCTCAGCTCACAGGAAGCTGGAGCCGGCCCAGTGA
- the chmp7 gene encoding charged multivesicular body protein 7 isoform X2: MSVSVEKSDAGFPPDWEDDERMAFLFSAFKENRDVDCTDWDGKIDFWSPLIMDQCRRRGSVCVNLQELNESFRRKGSVPLGLSTVLQSMIRSGKMQKESDFAANVDSGWLSWGVGLLLVRPLKWTLSALLGSGRVPLEESFVVIDLVKLVKFSQAGQSRVPPVSEVDLGIYQLQRSEKLLEERVETLGQEAEKCKQQAKSLLKEGKKSQALRCLRGSKRVEKKADRLFAQLETVKGILDRIANSQTDRLVMQAYQAGVAALRISLKGVTVERAENLVDQIQELCDTQDEVNQTLASGVLDSGEDSEELEEELKSLLEKTIPDNDVLPAVPTNPISPPRKTGILDADFVQSLPSVPDSSLGITDEELDRELSRLTVSDTAVPRGSISAHRKLEPAQ; encoded by the exons ATGTCGGTGTCAGTGGAGAAGAGCGACGCGGGGTTCCCCCCGGACTGGGAGGATGATGAGCGAATGGCTTTCTTGTTCTCTGCCTTCAAAGAGAACCGAGATGTGGACTGTACAGACTGGGACGGGAAAATAGACTTCTGGAGTCCTCTGATCATGGATCAGTGCAGGCGGCGCGGGTCGGTGTGTGTGAATCTGCAGGAGCTGAACGAGAGCTTCAGGAGGAAGGGCTCTGTTCCTCTGGGCTTGAGTACTGTCCTTCAGAGCATGATCAG AAGCGGGAAGATGCAGAAGGAATCAGACTTCGCTGCAAATGTAGACTCGGGCTGGTTGTCGTGGGGTGTTGGACTCTTGTTGGTTCGACCTCTGAAATGGACTCTGTCAGCTCTGCTGGGCAGTGGGAGGGTCCCGCTGGAGGAATCGTTTGTTGTGATAGACCTGGTGAAG TTGGTGAAATTCAGTCAGGCAGGACAAAGCCGTGTGCCTCCCGTCAGCGAGGTGGACCTGGGTATCTATCAGCTCCAGCGCAGCGAGAAGCTTCTGGAGGAGAGAGTGGAGACATTGGGGCAGGAAGCAGAAAA GTGTAAGCAGCAGGCAAAATCACTGCTTAAAGAGGGGAAGAAATCACAG GCCCTGAGGTGTTTACGTGGGAGCAAGCGGGTGGAGAAGAAAGCAGACCGTCTGTTCGCTCAGCTGGAGACGGTGAAGGGGATCCTGGACAGAATAGCAAACTCCCAAACCGACCGCCTG GTGATGCAGGCGTACCAGGCCGGTGTGGCGGCTCTGAGGATCTCACTGAAGGGTGTGACTGTGGAGCGAGCAGAGAATCTGGTTGATCAGATACAGGAG TTATGCGACACTCAGGATGAAGTCAACCAGACTCTTGCCAGTGGAGTGCTGGATTCTG GTGAGGATTCAGAAGAGTTGGAGGAGGAGCTGAAGTCATTATTGGAGAAAACCATCCCAGATAATGACGTGCTCCCAGCGGTCCCAACGAATCCTATTTCTCCTCCAAGGAAAACGGGTATCCTGGATGCTGATTTTGTCCAGTCTCTGCCCTCCGTGCCTGATTCCAGTCTAGGCATCACAGACGAGGAGCTGGACAGAGAACTAAGTCGACTTACAGTCTCTGACACAG CTGTGCCGAGAGGAAGTATCTCAGCTCACAGGAAGCTGGAGCCGGCCCAGTGA